The Streptomyces sp. NBC_00335 DNA window TCCAGTCCACGCACCGAAGGAGACCTGACATGCCGCTTTCCGTGTCCCTGAGCATCGAGGGCGACACCACCGTGATCGAGCTGGAGGGCGAACTGGACGCCAAGACCGCGCCGGACTTCCACCAGACCATCGAGAAGGCCGCCGGCCACGGCACCAGCACCGTCGAGATCCGCATGGCCGGAGTCGGCTACATGGCCAGCGCCGGACTGCGCTCCCTGGTCTTCGCCCAGCAGAAGGTGGGGGAGCACGTCACCATCAAGGTGGTCGGCGCGATCGAGCCCGTCGCCCGGACCATCCGGACGGCCGGTCTCGACCGCAGCGTCGTCCTCTCCGACGACTGAGTCCGATGGACGAGGCGGTCAAGACGGCGAGGATGTCCGCCGAGCTGCACGTGCCCGCCACCCTGGGGGCACTGGGCGACATCGCCGCGCTCGTCCTGCGGCTGGCCGGGAGCGCGGGCCTGGGCAAGGGCGCCTCGTACCGGATCCGGCTGGCCGTGGACGAGCTGGCCACCAACATCGTGATGCACGGGTACCGGGGCGGCGACGGACGGATCACCGTCCGGGGCCGCTCCGGGCCGGGCCGGGTGCAGATCTCCATCGAGGACCGAGCCCCGGCCTTCGACCCGGTCCAGGGGCGACTGCCGCCCGAACCGCACACCGCCCCCGAGCGGCGCCGGATCGGCGGACTCGGCATCCACCTCGCACTGACCAGCGTGGACGAGTTCGACTACGTACGCAGGGACGGCCGCAACATCAGCACGCTGACTGTGATGGCTGAGGGGACTGACCCATGCCCTCCACGACCGTGATCATCCTCGACGAGTACCCGCCACCACCCCTCGAACTCCTCGGAGCACTGGAGGAGATGGGAGCGGCACTCGTCCCGCGCACGCTGGCCGAACTACTGGCCGGCCCACTGGAGGAGCTGCCCGAAGCGGACGTACTGCTCGCCCCGGCCCGGGCCGACGGAGAGGCCGTACGGACCGCCGTGCGCCGGCTGCGCCGCTGGGCCGGGGCCCCCATCGTGGTCGTCTGGACCGTGACGGAGTTCGCCGCCCTGGAGGAACACGTCCGGATCGGCCACGACTACCTCGTACCGCCCTTCCTGCCCGCCCTCGTCGGGGCCCGGCTGCACAGCTGCTCGGAGCGCGCCGGACTCGGCCGCACCCTGCGCGAAGCCGACGCCCGCGCCGAACTGATGGGCTACGAGAAGGAGTTGGAGATCGGCCGCGAGATCCAGGCCGGTTTCCTGCCGGAATCGCTGCCGGTCCCCGAAGGCTGGGAGATCGACGTGTGCTTCCGGCCCGCCCGGCAGGTCGCCGGGGACTTCTACGACGTCTTCGAGCTCTCCCGCGGCCGGCGCCTGGCCTTCGTCGTCGCCGACGTCTGCGACAAGGGGGTCGGAGCCGCGCTCTTCATGGCGCTCATCCGCTCCCTGCTGCGGCACACCGCCGAGAACAGCGGCCTCCAGCACCTGGTGGCCGCCGGCCGCACCGGCAACAGCCGGCGCATCCCCGTGGTGGGTGCCACGCCGCTGCTCAACGCGGTCACCGCCACCAACGGCTACCTGACCCGCAACCACCTGCGGCAGGGCTACTTCGCCACCCTCTTCTTCGGGGTGCTCGACCCGCTCACCGGATCCCTCGTCTACATCAACGGCGGCCACAACCCGCCGCTGCTGCTGGACGCGGAGGGCGGCGAGCCGCGCACGCTGGAGGTCACGGGCCCCGCCGTCGGGGTGCTCCCGGACTGTGTGTACACGCTCGGCTACGCCCAGTTGAACCCGGGTGACACGCTCTTCGTGTTCACCGACGGAGTACCCGAGGCGCGCTGCCCCAGCGGCAGCTTCCTCGGCGACGAGCGGATGCTGCAGCTGCTCTCCGGTCCTCCGGTGAGCGGCAGGGAGGTGGTCCAGCGCATGGACACGGCCGTACGCGAACACACCGGAACAGCCGAACAGCACGACGACGTCACCATGCTGGCCCTGCACCGGCCACGCGCGGCGCGGGGGCCGCACGCGGGCGGGGCCGATCGCCAGGTCGTGGCCTGATGACCCGGACCATCGTGGTGCACTCGTACCGCGGCGGTACCGGAAAGTCCTCGGTACTGGCGAACCTGGCCCTGCTCCTCGCGGGCGAGGGGCGCCGGGTGGGGGTGATCGACACGGACATCCAGTCGCCCACCCTGGACCTGCTCTTCCGGCTCGGCCCCGGCCCCTCGCTCGCCGACTACCTGCTCGGCCGGTGCGAGATCGAGGCCGCCGCCCAGGAGGTCGTCACGGGCTGCGGCCGCGGGGTCCTGTACGTCGTCCCGGCGCGCACGGGGACGGCGGCCCTGCGGGAACTCATGACCACCGGATACGACGTGGGGCTGCTGCCCGAGGGCTTCGACCGGCTGGCCCTGCACCACGCCCTGGACGTCCTGCTCCTCGACACCCACGCCGGGCTCAACAACGAGTCGGTCACCGCGATGGCGAGCGCGGACGTGCTCCTGATCATGGCCCGGGCCGACCGCATCGACCTCCTCGGAGTCGAGGAGACCATCGCCCTGACCGGCCGGCTCGCCTGCCGGCGGACCCTGGTGATGAGCATGGCGCCCGAGGGCATCGACCGGGCGGCCGCCCGGCGTCGGGCCGAGGAGGTCTACCGCACCCCCCTGGCCGGAATCCTGCCCTACGTTCCTGAAATGGCCGCGCTCTACGGGGAACGCATTTTCTCCGAGGCCCATCCCGACCACCCCCTGGTCGGTGAATTCCGCACCATCATCTCGGCGTTGGACGCACGTGACGAAGTATCACGTGCCTGACGTCTCCCCCTTACGCCCCTAGCGGGGGGCGTGTTGAATCGGCAGCGAATCCAGCGCAGCCAGATAGAGGAGAAGAGTCATGAAGATTCTCGTCGTCATGACGGCCAAGGCCACGCTTCATCTGCTGGACGGGGAACAACACCCCTCGGGTTTCTGGGCCGAGGAATTCGCCGTTCCCTACACCCTCTTCAAGAACGCGGGCCACACCGTGGACGTGGCGACGATCGCGGGCGAGGCCCCGACGGTCGACCAGACCAGCGTCGACCCCCAGTTCCTCCAGTGGGTCCGCCCCCAGGGCTCCGCGGACACGGACACGGCCAGTGCCCGGGAGTACAGCCGCGTCATAGAGACCACCCCGCAGCTGAGAAACCCGATCGCCCTGGAGACCCTGGGCGAGAAGGACATCGCCGACTACGACGGCATCTACATCAGCGGCGGCCACGGGGCCATCGGCGACCTGCCCAAGTCCGACGAGCTCGCGCAGATCCTGCGCTGGGCCATCGCCCAGGACAAGCCGCTGGCCACCGTCTGCCACGGGCACACCGCCCTGCTGGCCCTGCGCGACGGCGAGGGCCAGTGGCCCTTCGCGGGCTACCGGATGACCGCCTTCTCCCACAGCGAGGAGCTCGTCACCAACATGGCGGGCCGCCTCCCGCTGATCCTGGAGGCCGAACTCACCCGGCTCGGCGCCCGCTACGAGAAGGCCGAAGCGATCTGGGACTCGCACGTGGTGGTGGACCGCAAGCTCACCACCGGCCAGAACCCCTACTCCTCCAAAGCCCTCGCGGAGACGTTCTTACGTCAGCTCGCGCAGGGCTAGCCGTAGGGGGCGTCTTGCCGATCAGACCCCGCTCCCTGATCCGGCCCGATCGACAAGACGCCCCCAAGCGCTCAGCCCCTCGCACCCGAAACCGGAAGGCAGCCACAGCCATGACCAAGCGCGCGCTCAGCGACCAGCCCTTGGCCAACCCCGGGAAACTGTTCATCGGAGGCAGGTGGGTTCCGGCCCAGGACCACCGCACCGAACCGGACATCAGCCCCGTGGACGGCCAGGAGATCGTGCCGGTGGCCCAGGCGGCCGCCGCCGACGCGGACGCGGCCGTGGCCGCCGCCCGCACGGCGTACGAGGAAGGTCCCTGGAGCAGACTGTCCGCCCAGGAACGCGCGCTGCGGCTGAACCGGGTCGGGGAGCTCATCGAGCGCGACCTGGAGGAGATCGCCCTGCTGGAGACGGTGGACATGGGCAAGCCGTTCGCCTTCTCCTCCACGGTCGACGCCCCCATGGCCGCCCAGCTCATGCACTACTACGCCGGCGCCGTGACCCGGGTCGACGGCTCCTCCCGGGCCCCGGCCGGCGGGCAGCTCGCGTACACCCTGCGCGAACCGCTGGGCGTGGTCTGCGCCATCACCCCCTTCAACTTCCCGCTGCTCCTGTCGATGACGAAGATCGCCCCGGCCCTCGCGGCCGGGAACACGGTGGTCCACAAGCCCTCGCCCGCCACCCCGCTCACCGCCCTGAAGATCGCCGAGCTGTTCCAGGAGGCGGAGATTCCGGACGGAGTGCTGAACGTCATCACCGGTCCGGGCGTGGAACTGGGCGAGACCCTCACCGGCCACCC harbors:
- a CDS encoding STAS domain-containing protein, which encodes MPLSVSLSIEGDTTVIELEGELDAKTAPDFHQTIEKAAGHGTSTVEIRMAGVGYMASAGLRSLVFAQQKVGEHVTIKVVGAIEPVARTIRTAGLDRSVVLSDD
- a CDS encoding ATP-binding protein encodes the protein MDEAVKTARMSAELHVPATLGALGDIAALVLRLAGSAGLGKGASYRIRLAVDELATNIVMHGYRGGDGRITVRGRSGPGRVQISIEDRAPAFDPVQGRLPPEPHTAPERRRIGGLGIHLALTSVDEFDYVRRDGRNISTLTVMAEGTDPCPPRP
- a CDS encoding PP2C family protein-serine/threonine phosphatase; this encodes MPSTTVIILDEYPPPPLELLGALEEMGAALVPRTLAELLAGPLEELPEADVLLAPARADGEAVRTAVRRLRRWAGAPIVVVWTVTEFAALEEHVRIGHDYLVPPFLPALVGARLHSCSERAGLGRTLREADARAELMGYEKELEIGREIQAGFLPESLPVPEGWEIDVCFRPARQVAGDFYDVFELSRGRRLAFVVADVCDKGVGAALFMALIRSLLRHTAENSGLQHLVAAGRTGNSRRIPVVGATPLLNAVTATNGYLTRNHLRQGYFATLFFGVLDPLTGSLVYINGGHNPPLLLDAEGGEPRTLEVTGPAVGVLPDCVYTLGYAQLNPGDTLFVFTDGVPEARCPSGSFLGDERMLQLLSGPPVSGREVVQRMDTAVREHTGTAEQHDDVTMLALHRPRAARGPHAGGADRQVVA
- a CDS encoding MinD/ParA family ATP-binding protein → MTRTIVVHSYRGGTGKSSVLANLALLLAGEGRRVGVIDTDIQSPTLDLLFRLGPGPSLADYLLGRCEIEAAAQEVVTGCGRGVLYVVPARTGTAALRELMTTGYDVGLLPEGFDRLALHHALDVLLLDTHAGLNNESVTAMASADVLLIMARADRIDLLGVEETIALTGRLACRRTLVMSMAPEGIDRAAARRRAEEVYRTPLAGILPYVPEMAALYGERIFSEAHPDHPLVGEFRTIISALDARDEVSRA
- a CDS encoding type 1 glutamine amidotransferase domain-containing protein translates to MKILVVMTAKATLHLLDGEQHPSGFWAEEFAVPYTLFKNAGHTVDVATIAGEAPTVDQTSVDPQFLQWVRPQGSADTDTASAREYSRVIETTPQLRNPIALETLGEKDIADYDGIYISGGHGAIGDLPKSDELAQILRWAIAQDKPLATVCHGHTALLALRDGEGQWPFAGYRMTAFSHSEELVTNMAGRLPLILEAELTRLGARYEKAEAIWDSHVVVDRKLTTGQNPYSSKALAETFLRQLAQG